One Brassica napus cultivar Da-Ae chromosome A1, Da-Ae, whole genome shotgun sequence genomic region harbors:
- the LOC106373207 gene encoding uncharacterized protein At4g18490 isoform X1 yields the protein MSTPAKKSSTEAKENDLMFDKDMEKDTWDFKSMTDDDPMDFGYGSPANKDKKKNAFNMDMSFDLGGDFGSSFKMDMSDFDFSSPAKKTTKTKQKSDDSGDLKQKKNPFHFSCDFDTLGDLDLDSSSLKKGNETTTKSMDFEEFAGSKIFDKSDSLDFCPDLPTTKQSVSRANTDVKANASAEKENQNSKGADSMSSTHSKQATLESKENFEEVDSPQRLRMGTSRVHTMRVQPQPANISPLRTSYSKVEENNKPCLSNETAALSPLHSSEIAHTAASRETSPGIHEICRSGTEEDSPRDPEQNTNSRMISCYEKTEPNISSLSCLDKIKHQQEEMDIDAQAEIHDHTRRTLYDPDAGHSQPTLSGKVPSGSKLGQTAQVQDSSSKLPQDPSDSVPRLSDLKAMQNSDSGQIRSMFFKKIEKPQSHVLESPTQTEIRPVTRERIGSNVNPTIDKRQDTEDALPGSKTRTAPTELSKTDSETANVNTNSSSHEKIIQKDHSGTRTVENVAGLMDGLQLLARNTTREKSTIQGNISSNPDASSLTEKLNKHLSSGGESLQKSKMVSLERPKLGNIMSDLRAATQRAIGINKDQPNSAVQPQVNPSTRNERNTEAPIRKSSEIHRLAPRDRTQSLQYRNVGVKKDQTSSAVQPEVSSSTRNDKNTEAPVRKSSEIHHLAPRDKTQVLQYRTIGGKKDQHGSALQPEARSSISKDRNTEEPVNKISEIYHLAPRDKTQILHCPPSLKRKALNQDADRSLMPQLKRFSMSPRENRNVEELTHTVGQVKVSSQASRLDNNTTKQLVKESPRAKSQPQFVNMANLEIPITEYDENIEKAESYTKELDNICNILKKKHEEAKELLVRAVVNNNKLLMLNHPLHEDKIRMVQNFAAKLSLGET from the exons ATGTCTACACCTGCTAAAAAAAGCTCTACAGAAGCTAAGGAGAATGATCTAATGTTTG ACAAAGACATGGAGAAGGATACATGGGACTTTAAGTCAATGACAGATGATGATCCAATGGATTTTGGATATGGTTCACCAGCAaataaagataagaaaaagaatgCTTTCAACAT GGATATGAGTTTCGACCTGGGTGGAGATTTCGGATCATCATTCAAAATGGACATGTCAGACTTTGATTTCTCTAGCCCGGCCAAGaaaaccacaaaaacaaaacaaaagtctGATGATAGTGGAGAtctaaaacagaaaaagaatCCGTTTCACTTCTCTTGTGATTTTGACAC GTTAGGTGACTTGGATCTTGATTCAAGCTCACTGAAGAAGGGAAACGAGACTACGACCAAGTCCATGGATTTTGAAGAATTTGCTGGTTCAAAAATTTTCGATAAGTCTGACTCTTTGGACTTTTGTCCAGACTTACCAACAACTAAACAATCTGTCTCCCGGGCAAATACAGATGTCAAGGCAAATGCTTCAGctgaaaaagaaaaccaaaattcTAAGGGTGCAGATAGTATGAGCAGCACACACTCGAAGCAAGCTACACTAGAGAGCAAGGAAAATTTTGAGGAGGTAGATTCCCCTCAACGTCTAAGGATGGGAACCTCACGAGTTCATACAATGCGTGTACAACCTCAGCCTGCCAACATTTCACCCTTGAGGACATCATATTCAAAGgttgaagaaaataataaacCATGTCTTTCAAATGAGACAGCAGCACTCTCGCCATTACATTCTTCTGAGATTGCACATACTGCGGCAAGTAGGGAAACCAGTCCAGGTATCCATGAAATCTGCAGGTCTGGCACGGAGGAAGATTCTCCTAGAGATCCAGAACAGAATACCAACAGTAGAATGATATCGTGTTATGAGAAGACTGAACCAAACATCTCATCTCTTTCATGTTTGGACAAGATCAAACATCAACAGGAAGAGATGGATATAGACGCTCAGGCAGAGATACATGATCACACTAGAAGAACATTATATGATCCAGATGCCGGACATTCTCAACCAACTCTCTCAGGAAAAGTACCATCAGGTTCTAAACTAGGCCAAACTGCCCAGGTACAAGATTCGAGTTCAAAGCTGCCACAGGATCCATCCGACAG CGTGCCCAGGCTCAGTGATTTGAAGGCCATGCAAAACAGTGACTCAGGACAAATCAGATCCATGTTTTTCAAGAAGATAGAAAAACCACAATCACATGTGCTTGAGTCTCCAACTCAAACAGAGATTCGTCCAGTTACACGTGAAAGGATTGGGTCGAATGTGAACCCTACAATTGATAAACG ACAAGATACTGAAGATGCCTTACCTGGATCCAAAACTAGAACAGCTCCAACAGAGCTTTCCAAAACGGATTCCGAAACAGCAAATGTCAATACTAACAG CAGTTCCCATGAAAAGATAATCCAGAAGGACCACTCGGGTACCAGGACTGTAGAAAATGTGGCCGGACTGATGGATGGCTTACAGCTGCTAGCTAGAAATACAACCAGAGAGAAGTCCACCATACAGGGCAATATAAG CTCAAACCCCGATGCTTCTAGCTTGACTGAGAAGCTAAACAAACATTTGAGTTCTGGAGGCGAATCTTTGCAGAAGTCCAAAATGGTATCGCTTGAAAGGCCTAAACTTGGAAATATTATGTCTGATCTGCGTGCAGCAACTCAAAG GGCCATTGGAATAAACAAAGACCAACCAAATTCTGCAGTGCAACCACAAGTTAACCCTTCCACAAGGAATGAGAGAAATACCGAGGCACCAATTAGAAAGAGCTCTGAGATTCATCGTTTGGCTCCCAGAGACAGAACACAATCCCTGCAATATAGGAACGTTGGAGTAAAGAAAGACCAAACCAGTTCTGCAGTGCAACCAGAAGTAAGCTCTTCCACAAGGAATGATAAAAATACCGAGGCGCCTGTTAGAAAGAGCTCCGAGATTCACCACTTGGCGCCCAGAGACAAAACACAAGTCCTGCAGTATAGGACCATTGGAGGAAAAAAAGACCAACACGGTTCTGCATTGCAACCAGAAGCTCGCTCTTCCATAAGCAAGGATAGAAATACCGAAGAGCCAGTTAATAAGATCTCTGAGATTTATCATCTGGCTCCCAGAGACAAAACACAAATCCTGCACTGCCCACCTTCTTTAAAGCGGAAAGCTCTCAATCAG GATGCCGATAGATCATTGATGCCACAACTTAAACGCTTTTCCATGTCTCCAAGAGAAAACAG GAACGTTGAGGAGCTAACACACACAGTTGGGCAAGTAAAG GTGTCAAGCCAAGCGAGTAGACTAGATAACAATACAACCAAGCAGCTTGTCAAGGAAAGCCCCCGGGCTAAATCTCAGCCCCAGTTCGTGAACATGGCAAATCTGGAAATCCCGATTACGGAGTATGATGAGAACATTGAGAAGGCTGAATCATATACAAAAGAACTCGACAAC ATCTGCAACATTCTGAAGAAGAAACATGAGGAGGCCAAAGAGTTGCTTGTCCGTGCTGTCGTAAACAACAATAAGCTACTGATGCTCAACCATCCTTTACATGAAGACAAa ATTCGTATGGTCCAGAATTTCGCAGCTAAGTTGAGTTTAGGGGAGACATGA
- the LOC106373207 gene encoding uncharacterized protein At4g18490 isoform X2, producing MSTPAKKSSTEAKENDLMFDKDMEKDTWDFKSMTDDDPMDFGYGSPANKDKKKNAFNMDMSFDLGGDFGSSFKMDMSDFDFSSPAKKTTKTKQKSDDSGDLKQKKNPFHFSCDFDTLGDLDLDSSSLKKGNETTTKSMDFEEFAGSKIFDKSDSLDFCPDLPTTKQSVSRANTDVKANASAEKENQNSKGADSMSSTHSKQATLESKENFEEVDSPQRLRMGTSRVHTMRVQPQPANISPLRTSYSKVEENNKPCLSNETAALSPLHSSEIAHTAASRETSPGIHEICRSGTEEDSPRDPEQNTNSRMISCYEKTEPNISSLSCLDKIKHQQEEMDIDAQAEIHDHTRRTLYDPDAGHSQPTLSGKVPSGSKLGQTAQVQDSSSKLPQDPSDSVPRLSDLKAMQNSDSGQIRSMFFKKIEKPQSHVLESPTQTEIRPVTRERIGSNVNPTIDKRQDTEDALPGSKTRTAPTELSKTDSETANVNTNSSHEKIIQKDHSGTRTVENVAGLMDGLQLLARNTTREKSTIQGNISSNPDASSLTEKLNKHLSSGGESLQKSKMVSLERPKLGNIMSDLRAATQRAIGINKDQPNSAVQPQVNPSTRNERNTEAPIRKSSEIHRLAPRDRTQSLQYRNVGVKKDQTSSAVQPEVSSSTRNDKNTEAPVRKSSEIHHLAPRDKTQVLQYRTIGGKKDQHGSALQPEARSSISKDRNTEEPVNKISEIYHLAPRDKTQILHCPPSLKRKALNQDADRSLMPQLKRFSMSPRENRNVEELTHTVGQVKVSSQASRLDNNTTKQLVKESPRAKSQPQFVNMANLEIPITEYDENIEKAESYTKELDNICNILKKKHEEAKELLVRAVVNNNKLLMLNHPLHEDKIRMVQNFAAKLSLGET from the exons ATGTCTACACCTGCTAAAAAAAGCTCTACAGAAGCTAAGGAGAATGATCTAATGTTTG ACAAAGACATGGAGAAGGATACATGGGACTTTAAGTCAATGACAGATGATGATCCAATGGATTTTGGATATGGTTCACCAGCAaataaagataagaaaaagaatgCTTTCAACAT GGATATGAGTTTCGACCTGGGTGGAGATTTCGGATCATCATTCAAAATGGACATGTCAGACTTTGATTTCTCTAGCCCGGCCAAGaaaaccacaaaaacaaaacaaaagtctGATGATAGTGGAGAtctaaaacagaaaaagaatCCGTTTCACTTCTCTTGTGATTTTGACAC GTTAGGTGACTTGGATCTTGATTCAAGCTCACTGAAGAAGGGAAACGAGACTACGACCAAGTCCATGGATTTTGAAGAATTTGCTGGTTCAAAAATTTTCGATAAGTCTGACTCTTTGGACTTTTGTCCAGACTTACCAACAACTAAACAATCTGTCTCCCGGGCAAATACAGATGTCAAGGCAAATGCTTCAGctgaaaaagaaaaccaaaattcTAAGGGTGCAGATAGTATGAGCAGCACACACTCGAAGCAAGCTACACTAGAGAGCAAGGAAAATTTTGAGGAGGTAGATTCCCCTCAACGTCTAAGGATGGGAACCTCACGAGTTCATACAATGCGTGTACAACCTCAGCCTGCCAACATTTCACCCTTGAGGACATCATATTCAAAGgttgaagaaaataataaacCATGTCTTTCAAATGAGACAGCAGCACTCTCGCCATTACATTCTTCTGAGATTGCACATACTGCGGCAAGTAGGGAAACCAGTCCAGGTATCCATGAAATCTGCAGGTCTGGCACGGAGGAAGATTCTCCTAGAGATCCAGAACAGAATACCAACAGTAGAATGATATCGTGTTATGAGAAGACTGAACCAAACATCTCATCTCTTTCATGTTTGGACAAGATCAAACATCAACAGGAAGAGATGGATATAGACGCTCAGGCAGAGATACATGATCACACTAGAAGAACATTATATGATCCAGATGCCGGACATTCTCAACCAACTCTCTCAGGAAAAGTACCATCAGGTTCTAAACTAGGCCAAACTGCCCAGGTACAAGATTCGAGTTCAAAGCTGCCACAGGATCCATCCGACAG CGTGCCCAGGCTCAGTGATTTGAAGGCCATGCAAAACAGTGACTCAGGACAAATCAGATCCATGTTTTTCAAGAAGATAGAAAAACCACAATCACATGTGCTTGAGTCTCCAACTCAAACAGAGATTCGTCCAGTTACACGTGAAAGGATTGGGTCGAATGTGAACCCTACAATTGATAAACG ACAAGATACTGAAGATGCCTTACCTGGATCCAAAACTAGAACAGCTCCAACAGAGCTTTCCAAAACGGATTCCGAAACAGCAAATGTCAATACTAACAG TTCCCATGAAAAGATAATCCAGAAGGACCACTCGGGTACCAGGACTGTAGAAAATGTGGCCGGACTGATGGATGGCTTACAGCTGCTAGCTAGAAATACAACCAGAGAGAAGTCCACCATACAGGGCAATATAAG CTCAAACCCCGATGCTTCTAGCTTGACTGAGAAGCTAAACAAACATTTGAGTTCTGGAGGCGAATCTTTGCAGAAGTCCAAAATGGTATCGCTTGAAAGGCCTAAACTTGGAAATATTATGTCTGATCTGCGTGCAGCAACTCAAAG GGCCATTGGAATAAACAAAGACCAACCAAATTCTGCAGTGCAACCACAAGTTAACCCTTCCACAAGGAATGAGAGAAATACCGAGGCACCAATTAGAAAGAGCTCTGAGATTCATCGTTTGGCTCCCAGAGACAGAACACAATCCCTGCAATATAGGAACGTTGGAGTAAAGAAAGACCAAACCAGTTCTGCAGTGCAACCAGAAGTAAGCTCTTCCACAAGGAATGATAAAAATACCGAGGCGCCTGTTAGAAAGAGCTCCGAGATTCACCACTTGGCGCCCAGAGACAAAACACAAGTCCTGCAGTATAGGACCATTGGAGGAAAAAAAGACCAACACGGTTCTGCATTGCAACCAGAAGCTCGCTCTTCCATAAGCAAGGATAGAAATACCGAAGAGCCAGTTAATAAGATCTCTGAGATTTATCATCTGGCTCCCAGAGACAAAACACAAATCCTGCACTGCCCACCTTCTTTAAAGCGGAAAGCTCTCAATCAG GATGCCGATAGATCATTGATGCCACAACTTAAACGCTTTTCCATGTCTCCAAGAGAAAACAG GAACGTTGAGGAGCTAACACACACAGTTGGGCAAGTAAAG GTGTCAAGCCAAGCGAGTAGACTAGATAACAATACAACCAAGCAGCTTGTCAAGGAAAGCCCCCGGGCTAAATCTCAGCCCCAGTTCGTGAACATGGCAAATCTGGAAATCCCGATTACGGAGTATGATGAGAACATTGAGAAGGCTGAATCATATACAAAAGAACTCGACAAC ATCTGCAACATTCTGAAGAAGAAACATGAGGAGGCCAAAGAGTTGCTTGTCCGTGCTGTCGTAAACAACAATAAGCTACTGATGCTCAACCATCCTTTACATGAAGACAAa ATTCGTATGGTCCAGAATTTCGCAGCTAAGTTGAGTTTAGGGGAGACATGA
- the LOC106373213 gene encoding uncharacterized protein LOC106373213, which produces MAALNLIPGNDNEENISPSEMAAVSVKRPQDKDKTKIRLRRKRYTRQPLQDITNLFVSSSPLPSSFLNLHMPCSPSLSLVPKCMKRKAGVALKAATSSTNSCRNFR; this is translated from the coding sequence ATGGCAGCTCTGAATTTAATACCTGGAAACGACAACGAAGAAAACATCTCCCCTTCAGAGATGGCCGCCGTTTCTGTCAAGCGGCCTCAAGATAAAGACAAAACCAAAATCAGATTAAGAAGAAAAAGGTATACAAGACAGCCTCTTCAAGACATCACTAATCTCTTTGTCTCATCATCACCATTGCCCTCTTCGTTTCTGAATCTTCATATGCCCTGTTCGCCATCTCTGTCACTTGTTCCCAAATGCATGAAGAGAAAAGCTGGCGTTGCTCTCAAGGCTGCCACTTCTTCTACCAACTCTTGTAGAAATTTCAgatga